One window from the genome of Hippoglossus hippoglossus isolate fHipHip1 chromosome 6, fHipHip1.pri, whole genome shotgun sequence encodes:
- the LOC117762631 gene encoding receptor-type tyrosine-protein phosphatase beta-like isoform X6, with translation MTSANGLTEVTTETTTDTSQSPSRRNVPNLGTDANRSFTDFTFNYDDTTEAPSKQQTSTSTMEMHPPATPTYSQNAPGVTFMLQTESSASSTPPAMLALPTSPTTVSLTTSDPMVPPTSPTNTRIATATSVTTETMMTTIQTMRVTTSVSTETIQTTPPTITRATAITTTSVPPMTSELSSAPPTVSRCSVIVSEVGSGSHWAELALTTGGVSCNFSVVNGEESSDCDAFGENGFLCRVEGLKPGTLYELTVISRKDGEKSNKFVRTDPVGPARLEVQLNQVHAGSLGLTVLWSRSAGHVDWYDVSLEDSSSGSRTRTRIMDSAVPRSGFSSLLPGSLYTVSVVATSGNKSAAPAVTTATTAPSSVRGLQVVSSSFHSLGVSWQAGPGRTEQFVVLLTDQDGVLSKNVTLQNTVTSAEMDSLQPGTRYTITVVTEAVGLQSSASIQAVTVPAAVTRLTLDNNSSSVTLLASWLSPVGGVDIYLLTLSALGSTLQQRHLPPNITRVVLGGLTPGRSYQLSIKSTAGGQSTETGTRGRTVPRPVSSLSMSPLGDGRSLRLSWAPPSGDWENYSVLLWNDSVVLVNMTVNKLSVQFVFSVLGLVPGRLYRAEVTVHSGVMVNTAFCYGQLAPRPVQQLLVRHVDQTSLSVLWTPPIGQWDGFTVVVREADSASEVAQRLLPWDSTECTFILLTSGRRYTVTVTTNSGNLSSSASVTARTAPAQVGVLRLSNLGTIDSLQALWERAYGDLDSYRLLLVHDSSVIKNESVDANSTAVTFHALRAGSLYRVVLTTVRAGHASRQTVAEGRTVPAAVGEVTVSNNGRTDFLSVSWRPAAGEVDSYLVTLRDREKPVHTLAVSKSSPECVFNSLVSGRLYNISISSRSGNYLNHTFVQERTQPSKVQNPTATHAARDDYLRVYWRHAAGDFDLYQVFIKHNNVFLQNQTVLKTQNECVFNDLVPGRLYTVLVNTRSGKYETSTSTHGRTFPAGVRFLAMAVRGSEELRVRWSAALGDVDHYEVQLLFNDMKVFPPITLGSSVGECVLSSLTPGRLYKILVSTFSGPNQRAQFIEGRTVPSTVKNIHVSNTGDSSSLQVSWTPGEGDVDKFSVFLFRDRRQLDVRCVLKHQNQMTFGSLQPGQTYDVMVQSVSGELVNNNTASGRTVPSAVTGLQVENLHTTCSLQVSWQEALGVADGYILQVLDDRGFLVTNSSRDAGCTSYRFHRLIPGKKYRVLVQTTSGGVHSPAVSAESRTRPAAVTDLSIKSNTTTSLSFLWSPPEGDFELYEILLYQSDESLQERQRVQSSSQQCSFHGLIPGAPYRVVVLTHSGDQSNQTSIWARTVPAAVLSLTTRTGNQSDILWVKWNRGAGDLSGLLLSLYDPNGSRRAEQHLGSEVTAFVFSHLVPGRRYRAEVLSLSGHLSNRASTAGRTAPRPPTSFRFGGVTNTSLEITWSGPAGSDYDDFDLQWTPGDQLSVINPYHSRTSGSRILRHMFPGRLYTFILRTVSGATEPGAPEPGALEPGATEPGATPTHSTPIQYSIRTKPERVHSLHCHPQSSTSISCSWAPPLADYDSYTVECLRHDSQKLVYSRRTGRNSTTYIITQLEPHKRYTVSVKVISDTTTSEEAEDSVVTMIDSPPAPPLSVRVSDKSAVVTRSSIIFTFNCSWFSDVNGAIRFFTVVVTESEGFDNVQPQQQHPLPSYLDYRSNSSIKSYQTSYFPSHCNQGPDGHHSLQISLGMGMDSLGGTCDPEASRDLIHFCDGPLKPQTSYRLSVRAFTHLFDDEKSDSSVSSPLFADTYLSLPVVTEAEPLSGVIEGVSTGLFLIVLMVGVTALLACRYKSHKVVEERAVVREREMTGVNLGVRGHRRSSRSELFIMSLQHVSSLFDHIFLMLIIYFVSFSPIKVTNFESHYHKLLADSNYLLSEEYEDLKDVGRNQLMDSALLPENRGKNRYNNILPYDSTRVKLSYVDDDPCSDYINASYIPGYNFRREYVATQGPLPGTKDDFWKMVWEQNVHNVVMVTQCVEKGRVKCDHYWPFDQDPLYYGDLIVQMLSESVLPEWTIREFNICSEDQLSVTRLLRQFHFTVWPDHGVPETTQSLVQFVRTVRDYVTRTGSGSGPTVVHCRYIVHTAGTQVHTAST, from the exons ATGACGTCTGCTAACGGTCTGACAGAGGTCACCACGGAGACGACCACGGACACGTCACAGAGTCCTTCACGGAGAAACGTCCCCAATCTAGGGACTGACGCCAACAGGTCCTTCACAGATTTCACCTTCAACTATGACGACACGACTGAAGCtccatcaaaacaacaaacatccaCATCAACCATGGAGATGCATCCTCCAGCCACGCCCACCTACTCCCAGAATGCACCTGGAGTTACGTTCATGCTACAGACAGAAAGCTCAGCTAGCTCCACCCCTCCAGCCATGTTGGCTCTGCCCACATCTCCAACAACTGTAAGTCTCACGACCTCAGACCCAATGGTCCCACCCACAAGTCCGACAAACACACGCATAGCCACCGCCACATCCGTCACTACGGAAACCATGATGACGACCATCCAAACCATGCGTGTCACCACGTCTGTCTCCACGGAAACCATCCAAACCACACCACCCACCATCACTAGAGCCACTGCAATAACGACCACGAGTGTTCCTCCAATGACGTCAGagctcagctcagctccacCT acGGTTTCCCGCTGCTCAGTGATCGTGAGTGAGGTCGGCTCTGGTTCTCACTGGGCGGAGCTGGCACTGACCACCGGGGGTGTGTCCTGTAACTTTAGCGTGGTTAACGGGGAGGAGTCCAGCGACTGTGATGCCTTTGGAGAAAACGGCTTCCTTTGTCGGGTGGAAGGTCTGAAACCTGGAACTTTGTATGAGTTAACAGTGATTTCAAGGAAGGACGGCGAGAAGAGCAACAAGTTCGTACGTACAG ACCCAGTCGGTCCGGCTCGTCTGGAGGTCCAGCTAAACCAGGTCCATGCTGGTTCTTTGGGTCTGACGGTGTTGTGGTCTCGCTCTGCCGGTCATGTGGACTGGTACGATGTGAGTCTGGAGGACAGCAGCTCTGGatccaggaccaggaccagaaTCATGGACTCTGCAGTCCCTCGGTCTGGGTTTAGCTCACTGCTTCCTGGTTCTCTGTACACGGTCAGCGTGGTGGCGACGTCCGGTAACAAGAGCGCTGCACCTGCCGTTACCACGGCAACTACAG ctccctcctctgtccGTGGCCTCCAGGTGGTGTCATCGTCCTTCCACAGCCTCGGGGTGTCGTGGCAGGCGGGTCCGGGACGAACCGAGcagtttgtggttctgctgaCGGATCAGGACGGGGTTCTGTCGAAGAACGTCACTCTACAAAACACAGTGACGTCTGCTGAGATGGACAGTCTGCAACCAGGGACCCGCTATACCATCACCGTGGTGACAGAGGCTGTCGGCCTACAGAGCTCCGCCTCCATACAGGCTGTCACAG TTCCTGCAGCTGTGACTCGTCTGACACTcgacaacaacagcagctccgTCACTCTGCTCGCCTCCTGGCTCTCACCTGTAGGGGGCGTGGACATCTACCTGCTTACCCTATCAGCTCTGGGATCAACGTTGCAGCAGCGCCACCTCCCGCCCAACATCACTCGGGTGGTGTTGGGCGGTCTGACGCCCGGACGCAGctaccagctgtcaatcaagagcACAGCCGGAGGTCAGAGTACGGAGACCGGGACCAGAGGGAGAACGG TCCCTCGCCCAGTGTCGTCTCTCTCCATGTCTCCTCTCGGTGACGGCAGGTCACTGAGGCTCAGCTGGGCGCCCCCCTCAGGTGACTGGGAGAACTACAGCGTTCTGCTGTGGAATGACTCAGTGGTTCTGGTGAACATGACTGTGAATAAACTGAGCGTTCAGTTTGTCTTCTCCGTCCTCGGCCTGGTGCCAGGACGGCTCTACAGGGCAGAGGTCACGGTTCACAGTGGCGTTATGGTTAATACTGCGTTCTGTTATGGACAGCTGG ctcctcgtcctgtgcagcagctgctcgtcCGTCACGTTGATCAAACGTCTCTGAGCGTCCTGTGGACTCCACCCATCGGTCAGTGGGACGGCTTCACTGTGGTCGTCAGGGAAGCAGACTCCGCCTCCGAGGTGGCTCAGAGGCTCCTCCCCTGGGATTCCACAGAGTGCACCTTCATCCTCCTGACGTCTGGACGCCGCTACACCGTCACCGTGACGACCAACAGCGGAAACCTgagcagctctgcctctgtgACGGCTCGGACAG ctCCGGCGCAGGTCGGCGTGCTGAGGCTCTCTAACCTTGGAACCATCGACAGCCTTCAGGCTCTGTGGGAACGAGCGTATGGAGATCTGGACTCGTATCGTCTCCTGCTCGTCCACGACAGTAGCGTCATCAAGAATGAGAGCGTGGACGCCAACTCCACCGCCGTCACCTTCCACGCTCTTAGAGCCGGATCGCTGTACCGCGTTGTGTTGACCACGGTCAGAGCTGGACACGCCTCCAGACAGACAGTGGCAGAGGGACGCACCG TCCCAGCCGCCGTGGGCGAGGTGACGGTCAGTAATAATGGTCGTACCGATTTTCTTAGCGTGTCGTGGCGTCCAGCGGCAGGTGAGGTGGACAGTTACCTGGTGACTCTGAGGGACCGGGAGAAGCCAGTTCACACGCTGGCTGTGTCTAAGTCCAGTCCCGAGTGTGTTTTTAACTCGCTGGTGTCCGGACGACTCTACAACATCTCCATCAGCTCCCGCAGCGGCAACTACCTCAACCACACCTTCGTCCAGGAAAGGACAC AGCCGTCAAAGGTCCAGAACCCGACGGCGACCCACGCTGCCCGGGACGACTACCTGAGGGTTTACTGGCGTCATGCGGCCGGAGACTTCGACCTGTACCAGGTGTTcatcaaacacaacaatgtgttCCTGCAGAACCAGACGGTGCTGAAGACGCAGAACGAGTGCGTGTTTAACGACCTGGTGCCTGGCCGACTCTACACCGTGCTGGTTAACACCCGCAGCGGGAAATACGAAACCAGCACCTCGACCCACGGCCGGACGT TTCCGGCGGGGGTGCGTTTCCTGGCGATGGCTGTACGGGGGAGCGAGGAGCTGAGGGTGAGGTGGTCGGCCGCTCTGGGTGACGTGGATCACTACGAGGTGCAGCTGCTGTTTAACGACATGAAGGTGTTTCCTCCCATCACTCTCGGCAGCAGCGTGGGCGAGTGTGTCCTGTCGTCGCTCACGCCCGGACGTCTTTACAAGATCCTGGTGTCAACTTTCAGTGGGCCCAACCAGAGAGCCCAGTTTATAGAAGGCcgcacag TTCCCAGTACAGTCAAGAACATCCACGTCAGTAACACTGGAGACAGCAGCAGTTTGCAGGTGAGCTGGACGCCAGGTGAGGGCGACGTGGACAagttctctgtgtttctgttcagagaCCGAAGACAGCTAGATGTCCGATGTGTCCTCAAACACCAGAACCAGATGACCTTTGGCTCCCTGCAGCCTGGACAGACGTACGACGTGATGGTGCAGTCAGTGAGCGGAGAGCTggtcaacaacaacacagcatcaGGACGCACAG TCCCCTCAGCAGTAACGGGGCTCCAGGTGGAGAACCTCCACACCACCTGCAGCCTCCAGGTGAGCTGGCAGGAAGCTCTGGGCGTGGCTGACGGATACATCCTGCAGGTTCTGGACGACAGAGGCTTCCTGGTGACCAACTCCTCTCGGGACGCTGGGTGCACCAGCTACAGGTTTCACAGGCTTATTCCGGGAAAGAAGTACAGAGTCCTGGTCCAGACCACCAGCGGGGGTGTCCACAGTCCAGCGGTCAGTGCCGAGTCTCGGACAC GCCCTGCAGCCGTCACAGACCTGTCCATCAAGTCCAATACCACCACCAGTCTGTCTTTCCTCTGGTCACCACCAGAGGGAGACTTTGAGCTTTACGAGATCCTCTTATATCAAAGTGACGAGTCATTACAGGAGAGACAACGAGTCCAGTCCAGCAGTCAGCAGTGCTCCTTTCATGGTCTGATACCCGGCGCCCCCTATAGGGTGGTGGTCCTGACCCACAGCGGAGACCAAAGCAACCAGACCTCCATCTGGGCCCGCACAG TTCCAGcagctgttctctctctgacgACTCGCACTGGAAACCAGTCTGATATTTTGTGGGTGAAGTGGAATCGTGGCGCCGGTGATCTGAGCGGACTCCTTTTGTCTCTCTATGATCCCAACGGCTCGCGGCGAGCTGAGCAACatctggggtcagaggtcacagcgTTCGTCTTCTCACATCTGGTCCCAGGACGACGGTACCGAGCTGAGGTCCTCAGTCTGAGCGGACACCTGAGCAACCGAGCGTCCACCGCGGGCCGGACCG ctCCGAGACCTCCAACTTCTTTCCGGTTTGGGGGGGTCACCAACACGTCGCTGGAGATCACGTGGAGCGGCCCCGCAGGTTCTGACTATGACGACTTCGACCTGCAGTGGACCCCTGGGGACCAGCTGTCCGTCATCAACCCGTACCACAGCCGGACGTCCGGCAGCCGCATCCTGAGGCACATGTTCCCCGGACGCCTCTACACCTTCATCCTCCGCACAGTCAGCGGGGCCACGGAGCCTGGGGCCCCGGAGCCTGGGGCCCTGGAGCCTGGGGCCACGGAGCCTGGGGCCACGCCCACCCACAGCACACCCATCCAATACAGCATCCGAACCA AACCGGAGCGAGTCCACAGCCTCCACTGTCACCCTCAGAGCTCCACGTCCATTTCCTGCTCGTGGGCGCCTCCGTTGGCCGACTATGACTCATACACCGTCGAGTGTCTCCGTCATGACTCCCAGAAGCTGGTCTACTCCAGACGCACTGGGCGAAACTCAACCACCTACATCATTACCCAGCTGGAGCCCCACAAACGCTACACCGTCTCCGTGAAGGTGATCTCAGACACCACGACTAGCGAGGAGGCCGAGGACAGCGTGGTCACCATGATCGACA GTCCCCCGGCCCCCCCGCTCAGTGTCCGGGTCAGTGATAAGTCCGCTGTGGTCACCAGGTCGTCCATCATCTTCACATTTAACTGCAGCTGGTTCAGTGACGTCAACGGAGCCATCAGGTTCTTCACTGTGGTGGTGACGGAGTCCGAAG GTTTTGATAAcgtgcagccgcagcagcagcatcctctgCCCTCCTACCTGGACTACAGGTCCAACAGCTCCATCAAGTCCTACCAGACCAGCTACTTCCCCAGTCACTGCAACCAGGGCCCCGACGGACACCACAGCCTCCAGATCAGTTTGGGGATGGGGATGGACTCGCTGGGGGGGACCTGTGACCCAGAGGCCAGCAGAGACCTGATCCACTTCTGTGATGGACCACTGAAACCTCAAACCTCCTACAG aCTCAGTGTTCGAGCTTTCACTCATCTGTTTGACGACGAGAAGAGCGACTCCAGCGTCTCGTCTCCTCTGTTCGCTGACACGTACCTGTCGCTGCCCGTGGTCACGGAGGCAG AACCTCTGAGCGGCGTCATCGAGGGCGTCAGCACCGGACTGTTCCTCATCGTCCTGATGGTCGGAGTCACCGCTCTGCTCGCCTGCAGATACAAGTCTCACAAAGT AGTTGAGGAGAGAGCGGtcgtcagagagagagagatgacaggaGTTAATCTGGGGGTCAGAGG CCACCGTCGCAGTTCAAGGTCAGAACTCTTCATCATGTCTCTTCAACACGTCTCCTCTTTGTTTGATCACATTTTTCTCATGTTGATAATTTactttgtctctttcagtcCCATCAAGGTCACAAACTTTGAGTCTCACTACCACAAACTTCTGGCTGACTCCAACTACCTTCTGTCAGAAGAGTATGAG GACCTGAAGGACGTCGGTCGTAATCAACTTATggactctgctctgctgccggAGAACCGTGGGAAAAACCGATACAACAACATCCTGCCCT ACGATTCAACGAGGGTCAAACTGTCCTACGTAGATGATGATCCCTGCTCCGACTACATCAACGCCAGCTACATCCCG ggttaCAACTTCCGTCGGGAGTACGTCGCCACTCAGGGGCCTCTGCCCGGGACCAAAGATGATTTCTGGAAGATGGTTTGGGAGCAGAACGTCCACAACGTGGTGATGGTCACTCAGTGTGTAGAGAAAGGACGG GTGAAGTGTGATCACTACTGGCCTTTTGACCAGGATCCTCTGTACTATGGAGATCTGATCGTGCAGATGTTGTCAGAGTCTGTTCTGCCTGAGTGGACCATCAGAGAGTTCAACATCTGCAGC